The genomic segment AATTTTTTCGACAGCGCATTGCCGGCAACCGCCAGGTGAGTGAATCTTTTCGCCAGCAAGAGAGATCCGCCCAGAGGCACAAGGTGTCCACTGGCGGGAATCCTGAAGCGATTCGTCACCAAAACGGGGCCTCTGGTCGTTCTTCCGACAGCGGTCCAAGGGTGCAAGCTGTTGAAGATCGCGGCCAGGACTTTGTGGTGATCGCCCGCCATCGCGCCGGAAAATCGGACAATGCCGCCTTGCGGAAAGATTTGGAGCGGCTTTTTTTTAAGCCATCCAACCAGCACTCACAACGTTCAAAGCCAAGGCCTGCCCAAAGGCGCAGGCACCAGCCGAAACAGGGTTGAAGCCGTCATACGGAATTCACCTGTCGAAGGTTGCGATATTTGTCGTTGCGATATCTGTCACAGTAAGTAAAACGCCCCGCCGGGAATATCCTGACCGGGGTGGCTTAATCCGGTAGCGAACCGCAGGCCGGATGGATGGATGCTTGATCGGTAGGACTGATATGAAACGGCTGCTCCTGGGATTGATCCGTGGTTACCAATGGCTCATTACCCCCTTTCTGCCTCCGAGCTGTCGTTTTCATCCCACCTGCTCCAGCTATGCCATCACCGCCATTCGCCGCCACGGCAGCGGGCGGGGTCTGTTTTTGGCTGTTAAAAGAATCATGAAGTGCCATCCCTTTCATCCCGGCGGACTGGACCCGGTCCCCTAGTTTTCGATGAGGTAAGGATTTCCATGGATCAGCGTACCGTTTTGGCCATCGGCCTCTCTTTTGCTCTGCTGATGGCCTATCAGGTCTTCCTTTCCGTCTATTATCCCACCCCTGAGCAGGGTACGGAAATAATCCTGCAGGATGATGGCTCCCCGGTGGAAGGCGGAGTCGATTCAGATGTGGTCGTGGGTAAAGGTGCCACTGG from the Magnetococcales bacterium genome contains:
- the rnpA gene encoding ribonuclease P protein component, with the protein product MQSEDPSGACFPKHLRILDSREFRQIQNGGLSSKTPLFVLVWRPGSQAGMRLGLTVSRKVGVAVVRNRVKRVVREFFRQRIAGNRQVSESFRQQERSAQRHKVSTGGNPEAIRHQNGASGRSSDSGPRVQAVEDRGQDFVVIARHRAGKSDNAALRKDLERLFFKPSNQHSQRSKPRPAQRRRHQPKQG
- the yidD gene encoding membrane protein insertion efficiency factor YidD, yielding MKRLLLGLIRGYQWLITPFLPPSCRFHPTCSSYAITAIRRHGSGRGLFLAVKRIMKCHPFHPGGLDPVP